In Leclercia adecarboxylata, the sequence AGGGCAGATCCCTTTAGTGCGCTAAGCGCGCGGTTATCCAGTGGCACAGCGCTTTCCAGCAGCCCTTTATAATAACCTTCAGAGAGTACCAGCAAGCCCGGCCATAGCGATTGTTGCCCGCTATCTTCGTTTCTTAACCACGCATCGAATTGCTCAACTGGCTGGCCGTTATACGTCCGGCCTCGAAAACCGAGCTGAAGCCTACAAGCGGCCAGGGCGTGCATTTGCGTTCTGAGAGTTTTATGCCTGGCGCCTTGCGGTTCCATTCCTAATATCTTCAGAAATTCATTAGCACTACTGCCAATTTTTATTTCACGGGTTTTATTCCGTAATGCGAATGACGACACCCAGGCCATAGCAAGGCGCGGCATAGGGCCGTATGGTAAGCACTGTTCTACTGGTCCGTTGCCTTCATCAAGCCAACCGGCTTGCACAACAAGCCAGGCATCCCCGGAGCGGCGCATAAATTCGCGGCCTTCTGGTTTTGAACGTGGTAAACCTACCTGGCACAAAATTGAATGGGTAAAGGCCAGGTCGTTCCCTTTTGGGGGGTCTTGCTTTATTAGTGCCGATGCTTCGACAGTTTTAAGTTGCTTCTTAGAAAGCGGTTTATCCTCTGCCATAGTTATTCCTTCCCGGCCTCTTTAGCTAAAGGCTTATTGCTATTTGCATAGCGATAAATAGTCATACGCGAAACGTTGAATCTTTTGGCAACAGCGTTAACTGTCATTTCAGGGTCGGCAAGCAAAATATTTATTTGCTTAATATCATCTTCTGAAAGCGCCGGTTTTCTTCCTCCAACGCGGCCCCTTGCGCGCGCAGCTGCCAATCCTGAGCGTGTTCGTTCTATATTTCGGTTACGCTCAAAAGCTGAAAATATAGCCATCAAGTGCGTATAGATTTCGCCTATTACGGGTGCGCTCGTATCTATTCTGTCTTTGATAGCAATAAACGTGATGCCGCGCTTTTTCAGATCGTCAAGCATTGTAATGACTTGGGCCAGTGAGCCGCCGAGCCTGTCCAGCGCCCATACAATGAGCGTATCGCCTTCACGCAATGCCTTCAGGCAGTTCTCCAGCTCCGGGGCGCCTTTGCTTTCACGCTTCGGGCCGCCGCGTGAAATCTGTTCCTGATAAATTTGCTCACACCCGGCTTTTTTTAGCTCATCAACCTGATGGGCTACATCTTGGAGATGCGTTGATTTTCGCGCATAACCAATTTTCATTTTTGGGATGCACCCTTACCGGCGTCAACAGCAACCGGTTGGACTGATTCGATAGGCGTACCGTCAGATACTAGATACAGCATTCCAACAAACCCCAGAACAACGATTATGAAACCAACCATTAAAGCTATTCTATTCATTAAGCCTCCGATTTTGTTACATGGTTATTGTTACATTGAAACTGTAACGAGTTTTGTGACGATTTGGAAGGAATTTTGGTACGAATTAACAGCTTTTGAGCTATGTCACAAAAACCATCGTTTATGTTACTTGTTTTGTATCAACAATGTTGACACGGTGCAGGAGGGGGTACTAAGATGATGTATCAACATTTGCGAAACAATAGAGATTGTGGATTTTATGTCTGACTTAAAGGTGTATGCGCAAAGAAATCAAGGATGGCTAAAACCCGTAGCATGGGGGGTAGGACTGTTTTTCTTTTATCTGGCCGTAAGAGGGATAGGCTCTGGAAACAGTATCTTTGGTCTTTGGATTCCTCAGGCGTGGGTCATTTTTAGTTTCATGGCCGCAAGTTTTAAAGCAATGAATGTAGATACTAACTCTGCGCGAATTATGAGATTCGCGGGCCACTCAATAGCCATAGGGTTATTGGTTCTCTTTGTAAATTCAGGAGCGTAATTATGGCGCAAGTAACCGTCAAAAAATGGGGTAATAGCCCTTCAGTAAGACTGCCAGCTGCAATAGTTCGCGCTGCATCGCTACACGTCGATGATGTGGTAGAGCTTTCAGTAGAGGATGGGAAAATTACGATTATTCCTGTAAGAACTAAAGAATATACGCTCGAAGCATTAATGGCAGCTGTATCGGGTGAGAATATTCATGATGAAGTTGATTTTGGTAAGCCTGTTGGTAGGGAGCTATTGTGATAACTGAAATTAAATACATTCAACTCATTGCATCTGAGAGTGGAACCTATTTATTTGCCCTAATGATGGTTGTTGGTATGGGTGCGGTATTCGGTTTCGCAATGACAAGACTGTTTAAGAACTTTTTTGCTAAAGCGGCAGTTGTTATATTTTCGCTGGCTGTGGCTGTTTTTATGTTCATAGGCTTCTTAAGCCCTAAATCCACTTATGAAGAAATGGTTAACAAAAAAAACAATATCGATTATGCCTTAAAAAATTGCAA encodes:
- a CDS encoding AbrB/MazE/SpoVT family DNA-binding domain-containing protein encodes the protein MAQVTVKKWGNSPSVRLPAAIVRAASLHVDDVVELSVEDGKITIIPVRTKEYTLEALMAAVSGENIHDEVDFGKPVGRELL
- a CDS encoding replication protein RepA, which produces MAEDKPLSKKQLKTVEASALIKQDPPKGNDLAFTHSILCQVGLPRSKPEGREFMRRSGDAWLVVQAGWLDEGNGPVEQCLPYGPMPRLAMAWVSSFALRNKTREIKIGSSANEFLKILGMEPQGARHKTLRTQMHALAACRLQLGFRGRTYNGQPVEQFDAWLRNEDSGQQSLWPGLLVLSEGYYKGLLESAVPLDNRALSALKGSALALDIYAWLAHRLHRIEGRPVLLYWANLRDQFAQEYKGKDPDKDFKKSFLPALKDVLAVYPAAKVQQVKGGILLYSSPPPIPYKIP
- a CDS encoding recombinase family protein, whose protein sequence is MKIGYARKSTHLQDVAHQVDELKKAGCEQIYQEQISRGGPKRESKGAPELENCLKALREGDTLIVWALDRLGGSLAQVITMLDDLKKRGITFIAIKDRIDTSAPVIGEIYTHLMAIFSAFERNRNIERTRSGLAAARARGRVGGRKPALSEDDIKQINILLADPEMTVNAVAKRFNVSRMTIYRYANSNKPLAKEAGKE